The following proteins are co-located in the Microcystis wesenbergii NRERC-220 genome:
- a CDS encoding tRNA-(ms[2]io[6]A)-hydroxylase, whose amino-acid sequence MGKINLLVSATSEDWIEQAINNLEIILLDHSHCERKAAGVALNLMFRYPSYASLVRKLTAIAQEELEHFEQVNQWLDKWGIPLAPLNSPPYGAKLKAQIRHQEPDRLLDSLLISALIEARSHERLGLLGEYCPDPQLAQFYRGLMASEARHYGIYWLLAADYFERTVIEQRLATLGAIESEILTTLHPEPRIHS is encoded by the coding sequence ATGGGAAAGATTAATTTATTAGTCAGTGCCACCTCTGAGGATTGGATAGAACAGGCAATTAATAATTTAGAGATTATTCTGCTCGATCATTCCCATTGTGAGCGAAAAGCGGCAGGAGTGGCCTTAAATCTCATGTTTCGTTATCCTTCCTACGCTTCCCTCGTGCGGAAATTAACAGCGATCGCCCAAGAGGAATTAGAACATTTTGAACAGGTCAATCAATGGTTAGATAAATGGGGAATTCCCCTCGCTCCCTTGAATTCTCCCCCCTATGGTGCTAAATTAAAGGCCCAGATTCGTCACCAAGAACCCGATCGCCTTTTGGATTCTCTGTTAATATCAGCTTTAATTGAGGCGCGTTCCCACGAAAGATTAGGTTTATTGGGAGAATATTGTCCCGATCCTCAATTAGCTCAATTTTATCGCGGTTTAATGGCTTCCGAAGCCCGTCATTATGGTATTTATTGGCTATTAGCAGCGGATTATTTTGAACGGACAGTGATCGAGCAACGTTTAGCAACCCTAGGGGCGATCGAAAGTGAAATTCTCACTACTCTGCACCCGGAACCTCGTATTCATAGTTGA
- a CDS encoding retron system putative HNH endonuclease produces the protein MIPVTRISEPPVLAKNAARWLEALESIKSNNKATKAQINQAQNKYSHPQVKDALVKMFNGKCAYCESKITVVTYGAIEHFYPKSQYPDLTFTWENLLLSCDKCNDANHKGTNFPLDDITGNPLLIDPTDGVTDPNTHLEFVWDEMAKLASVYGRDRRGQIVEDLFDLNGMRGRKELINYRSQYIKRLLALLRFAKQGDSEALSLLQEACQPGAEYYAFASIYILPHLPP, from the coding sequence TTGATTCCTGTCACCAGAATATCAGAGCCACCCGTATTAGCTAAAAATGCCGCTCGTTGGCTAGAGGCTTTAGAATCAATAAAATCAAACAACAAGGCAACTAAAGCTCAAATTAACCAAGCACAAAATAAATACAGTCATCCGCAAGTTAAAGACGCATTAGTTAAAATGTTTAATGGGAAATGCGCTTACTGTGAAAGTAAGATTACAGTGGTAACTTACGGAGCGATCGAACATTTTTATCCAAAAAGCCAGTATCCTGATCTGACTTTTACTTGGGAGAATTTACTGCTTTCTTGTGATAAATGTAATGATGCCAATCACAAAGGCACAAATTTTCCTCTCGATGATATCACAGGAAATCCTCTGTTAATAGACCCCACGGATGGAGTAACCGATCCGAATACACATCTTGAATTTGTTTGGGATGAAATGGCAAAATTGGCCAGTGTTTATGGTCGGGATCGGCGTGGTCAAATTGTTGAAGATTTGTTCGATCTCAATGGTATGCGTGGACGAAAAGAATTAATTAACTATCGTAGTCAATATATTAAAAGGTTGTTAGCATTATTACGTTTCGCAAAACAAGGAGACTCGGAGGCTTTATCTTTACTGCAAGAAGCTTGTCAACCGGGAGCGGAATATTATGCTTTTGCTAGTATTTATATACTGCCTCATTTGCCTCCCTAA
- a CDS encoding GNAT family N-acetyltransferase, which translates to MVEQLKPQYSVAWIDKMSEIPQQKWDALAQPLTTPFLEWEWLHNIETSGSATGRTGWQPAHLTVWRGAELIAAAPLYIKSHSYGEFVFDHQWADLSHRLGIRYYPKLLGMTPFTPAVGYRFLIAPGENELEITALMIAAIDHFCDQNNLSGCHFLFVDPQWRILMENFGFTPWLHHSYIWNNKGFQSFEDYLTVFNANQRRNIKRERKAVTNAGLTIKTLAAEEIPHHLFPLIYRFYSSTCDKFYWGSKYLTQKFFEQLYPNYRQRVVLITAYQNEKDTKPVGLSFCIRKDTNLYGRYWGSFQEYDCLHFEACYYQPIDWAISQGITMFDPGAGGQHKKRRGFPATANHSLHRFYHGKMTQIIRNYIQEINQMEQEEIEAINQDLPFSKREIEFNE; encoded by the coding sequence ATGGTAGAACAGCTTAAACCCCAATATTCTGTCGCTTGGATTGATAAAATGAGTGAGATTCCCCAACAAAAATGGGATGCTCTCGCTCAACCCCTAACTACTCCCTTTCTCGAGTGGGAATGGTTACATAATATCGAAACTTCCGGCAGCGCCACGGGACGCACCGGGTGGCAACCTGCTCATCTAACCGTTTGGCGCGGTGCTGAGTTAATTGCCGCCGCTCCTTTGTATATTAAAAGTCATAGTTACGGTGAATTTGTCTTTGACCACCAATGGGCAGATCTTTCCCATCGTTTGGGGATTAGATACTATCCGAAACTGTTAGGAATGACCCCTTTTACTCCGGCGGTGGGTTATCGTTTTTTAATTGCTCCGGGGGAAAATGAACTGGAGATTACTGCTTTAATGATAGCGGCAATTGATCATTTTTGTGATCAAAATAATCTGTCGGGTTGTCATTTTCTTTTTGTGGATCCCCAATGGCGAATTTTAATGGAAAATTTTGGCTTTACTCCCTGGTTACACCATAGTTATATCTGGAATAACAAAGGTTTTCAAAGTTTTGAAGATTATCTGACGGTTTTTAATGCTAATCAACGCCGCAATATTAAACGGGAACGGAAAGCGGTGACTAATGCGGGGTTAACTATTAAAACTCTGGCCGCCGAAGAAATTCCCCATCATTTGTTCCCGTTAATTTATCGGTTTTATAGCAGTACCTGTGATAAATTTTACTGGGGAAGTAAATACCTGACACAGAAATTTTTTGAACAATTATATCCGAATTATCGTCAGCGAGTGGTTTTGATTACTGCCTACCAAAATGAAAAAGATACTAAACCGGTGGGTTTATCTTTTTGTATTCGCAAAGATACTAATCTTTATGGTCGTTACTGGGGCAGTTTTCAGGAGTACGACTGTTTACATTTTGAAGCTTGTTACTATCAACCGATCGATTGGGCAATTAGTCAAGGTATTACCATGTTTGACCCCGGTGCGGGAGGACAACATAAAAAAAGACGGGGTTTTCCTGCCACTGCTAATCATAGTTTACACCGTTTTTATCATGGCAAAATGACTCAAATTATCCGCAACTATATCCAGGAAATTAATCAAATGGAACAGGAAGAAATTGAGGCAATCAATCAAGATTTACCCTTTTCTAAGAGAGAAATTGAGTTTAACGAGTAA
- a CDS encoding ABC1 kinase family protein, producing MSEQMISPETQTPEPITVEVQPVHIPEEHREDIGPMDDNVAESWRYNPQVINDYYRRRPLEVVGRLIEIALPVLSFVIGIWWDKLRGKSPKNEIRRAVQLREMLTKLGPTYIKIGQALSTRPDLVPPLYLEELTTLQDQIPSFPNEIAYRFIEEELGYSPEEIYAELSPNPIAAASLGQVYKGKLKTGEKVAVKVQRPDLIRCITLDVYIMRSLATWVKGNIKRLRSDLVAITDELASRIFEEINYLHEGQNAEKFAQLYGHIAEIYIPKIYWKYTGRRVLTMEWVDGTKLTNIKEIQSQGIDATHLVNVGVQCSLRQLLEHGFFHADPHPGNLLATPDGKLAYLDFGMMSNIEPYQRYGLIEAVVHLVNRDFESLAKDYVKLDFLSPTTNLEPIVPAFSEVFGNALGASVAELNFKSITDKMSAMMYEFPFRVPAYYALIIRSMVTLEGIAIGIDPNFKVLSKAYPYIAKRLLTDPSTELRDSLRDLLFKDGTFRWNRLENLLRNAKDSNDFNFEKVTDQALDFLLSDRGIFIREKLVNELVNTLDNFGRRTWFNLTVNFRQQVGLAVQETPPELLGDAKSFEHLRNIFSILQETKGFDAMAMVPVMTKLIAKPETQQMGQKIAEGLLQKSLARLIRYLVLEFDRPNHRQNGELSKALPAAD from the coding sequence ATGTCCGAACAGATGATCTCCCCAGAGACGCAAACCCCAGAACCGATTACTGTTGAAGTGCAGCCCGTCCATATTCCCGAAGAACATCGGGAAGATATTGGCCCCATGGATGACAACGTAGCCGAGAGTTGGCGCTACAATCCCCAAGTTATTAACGACTATTACCGTCGGCGACCTCTAGAAGTTGTGGGGAGATTAATCGAAATTGCCCTGCCGGTTTTATCTTTTGTCATCGGTATCTGGTGGGATAAACTGCGGGGAAAATCGCCGAAAAATGAAATTAGACGGGCCGTACAATTGCGGGAAATGTTGACCAAATTGGGACCAACCTATATTAAGATCGGTCAAGCTCTCTCTACCCGGCCTGATTTAGTACCGCCTTTATATTTAGAAGAATTAACCACTCTCCAGGATCAAATTCCCTCTTTTCCTAATGAAATTGCCTATCGTTTTATCGAAGAAGAATTAGGTTATTCTCCCGAAGAAATTTACGCAGAATTATCCCCCAATCCCATAGCGGCCGCTTCCCTAGGACAAGTTTACAAAGGTAAATTAAAAACCGGAGAGAAAGTCGCCGTTAAAGTACAGCGTCCCGATTTGATTCGCTGTATAACTTTAGATGTGTATATCATGCGTAGTTTGGCGACTTGGGTGAAAGGTAATATTAAAAGACTTCGCTCCGATTTAGTGGCAATTACCGACGAATTAGCCAGTCGCATTTTTGAAGAAATTAATTATCTTCACGAAGGACAAAACGCCGAAAAATTCGCTCAACTTTATGGTCATATTGCCGAAATTTACATCCCCAAAATCTACTGGAAATATACCGGGAGACGGGTTTTAACCATGGAGTGGGTGGACGGCACAAAATTAACTAATATCAAAGAAATTCAGTCCCAGGGTATTGATGCCACCCACTTAGTTAATGTGGGGGTGCAGTGTTCTTTGCGTCAATTACTTGAACACGGATTTTTCCATGCGGATCCCCATCCGGGTAATTTATTAGCGACTCCCGACGGTAAATTAGCTTATCTTGATTTCGGCATGATGAGCAATATTGAACCCTATCAACGCTACGGTTTAATCGAAGCGGTGGTGCATTTAGTCAACCGGGATTTTGAGTCTTTGGCCAAGGATTACGTTAAGTTAGACTTCCTGTCACCAACTACCAATTTAGAGCCAATTGTTCCCGCTTTTTCGGAAGTTTTCGGTAATGCTTTAGGGGCGAGTGTGGCAGAATTAAACTTTAAAAGTATCACCGATAAAATGTCGGCGATGATGTATGAGTTTCCCTTTCGAGTCCCTGCCTATTATGCCCTGATTATTCGCTCGATGGTGACTTTAGAGGGAATAGCGATTGGCATCGATCCTAATTTTAAGGTACTGAGTAAAGCCTATCCTTACATTGCTAAACGTCTGCTCACCGATCCTTCTACGGAGTTGCGAGATTCCCTGCGGGATTTATTGTTTAAAGACGGTACTTTTCGCTGGAATCGTTTAGAAAATCTCCTGCGAAATGCTAAAGATTCTAATGATTTTAACTTCGAGAAAGTCACCGATCAAGCGTTAGATTTTCTCCTTTCAGACAGGGGTATATTTATCCGCGAAAAATTAGTTAATGAGTTAGTAAATACTCTCGATAATTTCGGCCGTCGAACTTGGTTTAATCTCACGGTTAATTTCCGGCAACAGGTGGGTTTAGCGGTGCAAGAAACTCCCCCAGAATTATTAGGTGATGCTAAGAGTTTTGAGCATCTTCGCAACATCTTTAGTATTTTACAGGAAACGAAAGGATTCGATGCCATGGCTATGGTGCCAGTGATGACTAAACTAATCGCTAAACCGGAAACCCAACAGATGGGACAAAAAATTGCTGAAGGTTTGCTACAAAAATCCCTAGCGCGTTTAATTCGTTACCTAGTTCTCGAATTTGATAGACCAAATCATCGGCAAAATGGAGAATTATCGAAAGCTTTACCCGCTGCCGATTAA
- the bchI gene encoding magnesium chelatase ATPase subunit I, which yields MTVTPQAPPKTRRVVFPFTAIVGQEEMKLSLMLNVIDPKIGGVMIMGDRGTGKSTTIRALADLLPEIDVVANDPFNSDPNDPDLMSDEVRQKVDEAIPLTIAKKKVTMVDLPLGATEDRVCGTIDIEKALSEGVKAFEPGLLAKANRGILYVDEVNLLDDHLVDVLLDSAASGWNTVEREGISIRHPARFVLVGSGNPEEGELRPQLLDRFGMHAEIHTVKEPPLRVKIVEQRAEFDGNPLSFLEKYNLEQEELQRKLVEAQNLLPSVELDYDLRVKISEVCSELDVDGLRGDIVTNRAAKALAALEGRTTVTVDDIRRVIVLCLRHRLRKDPLESIDSGYKVLKAFNRVFGLEENS from the coding sequence ATGACCGTGACTCCCCAAGCTCCTCCGAAAACTCGCCGCGTGGTTTTTCCCTTCACCGCTATTGTCGGCCAGGAAGAAATGAAATTATCCCTAATGCTCAACGTCATCGACCCCAAAATTGGCGGGGTGATGATTATGGGGGATCGAGGTACGGGAAAATCGACCACAATTAGGGCTTTAGCCGACCTTTTACCGGAGATTGACGTAGTTGCTAACGATCCCTTTAATTCTGACCCCAATGATCCCGATTTAATGAGCGATGAGGTGCGGCAAAAGGTGGACGAGGCCATCCCGTTGACCATTGCCAAGAAAAAAGTCACTATGGTAGATCTGCCCCTCGGTGCGACGGAGGATCGGGTCTGTGGCACGATTGACATCGAAAAGGCCCTGTCAGAAGGGGTAAAAGCTTTTGAACCCGGTTTGCTGGCCAAAGCTAACCGCGGCATTCTCTATGTGGATGAAGTCAATTTACTTGACGATCACCTCGTCGATGTGCTATTGGATTCGGCCGCTAGTGGTTGGAATACGGTGGAACGGGAAGGAATTTCCATCCGTCACCCGGCCCGGTTTGTTTTGGTGGGATCGGGCAACCCAGAAGAGGGAGAATTGCGCCCACAACTGCTCGATCGCTTTGGAATGCACGCCGAGATTCACACCGTCAAAGAACCCCCTCTACGGGTCAAAATCGTGGAACAGCGTGCGGAATTTGATGGCAATCCCCTCTCGTTTTTAGAGAAATACAACTTAGAACAGGAAGAACTGCAAAGAAAGCTAGTGGAGGCCCAAAATCTTTTGCCTTCTGTGGAGCTTGATTATGATCTGCGGGTGAAAATTTCCGAGGTTTGTTCCGAGTTGGACGTGGATGGATTGCGCGGCGATATCGTTACCAATCGCGCCGCTAAAGCTCTGGCCGCTTTGGAAGGACGGACAACTGTGACGGTAGATGATATCCGTCGGGTAATTGTTCTCTGTTTACGTCACCGTTTGCGGAAAGATCCCTTAGAATCGATCGATTCTGGTTATAAAGTCTTGAAAGCTTTTAATCGCGTCTTTGGATTAGAAGAAAATTCCTAA
- a CDS encoding AAA family ATPase, with amino-acid sequence MWPNKLEFYRLLLSSGGMSMWVESITLENIKCFQNQEIKFIRNPNNQRHWRAKPYHWITLLGENGVGKSRILQALALLLAGPEAAKELLPRPTGWICNPKTPGKLTAVLHQEDGDAGKFGTDKTRKTFAYSYFVTGKERLELGGSKDKQTYTEPALIEENTKILSWLRANAFASDNHGWFAVGYGAFRRLTRVSQVIIPSLEPPKRSSNFFSQFNEDTSLSSFERWMVYLDYRIAKNPEDIQAKQMKKIGEEAITKLLPGNVEIAEVTADGLIQFLVNGQKVPTISLSDGFRSMIALAGDLIWRLLQSFPNLDNPTEASGVVLIDELDIHLHPSWQREIAGWLQEVFPKLQFFVATHSPLIAAGAGPNSLTLRIDLVAGESEIVEIPYKELAANVDRTLTSSAFGLKSTFPTETENKIKRYHQLNRKNKNLAAEEKEEYEQLSLFVGEVKPFSEIIQPNSLESRIDALLEERLS; translated from the coding sequence ATGTGGCCAAATAAGCTAGAATTCTATCGACTGCTGTTATCCTCTGGGGGAATGTCGATGTGGGTTGAAAGTATAACACTCGAAAACATTAAATGCTTCCAGAATCAAGAGATTAAATTTATTCGTAATCCCAATAATCAACGTCATTGGCGCGCTAAACCTTACCATTGGATCACTTTATTAGGAGAAAATGGAGTAGGAAAAAGCAGGATTCTACAGGCTTTAGCTTTGCTGCTCGCAGGACCAGAAGCAGCCAAAGAATTATTACCACGTCCGACCGGTTGGATATGTAATCCTAAAACACCGGGTAAATTAACCGCAGTGCTTCATCAGGAAGATGGGGATGCGGGAAAATTTGGTACGGATAAAACTCGAAAAACTTTTGCTTATTCCTATTTTGTTACAGGCAAGGAAAGGTTAGAGTTAGGAGGCAGTAAGGACAAACAAACCTATACAGAACCAGCATTAATCGAAGAAAATACTAAAATTTTAAGTTGGTTGCGAGCCAATGCTTTTGCCTCCGATAATCATGGTTGGTTTGCCGTCGGTTATGGAGCTTTCCGTCGTTTGACACGAGTGAGTCAAGTGATCATTCCTAGTCTTGAACCTCCGAAACGCTCTAGCAACTTTTTCAGCCAATTTAATGAGGATACATCTTTAAGTTCTTTTGAGAGATGGATGGTGTATTTAGATTATCGAATAGCCAAAAATCCTGAAGATATTCAAGCCAAACAAATGAAAAAAATCGGCGAAGAAGCAATTACTAAACTGTTACCCGGTAATGTAGAAATTGCTGAAGTAACTGCCGATGGCTTGATTCAGTTTCTAGTTAACGGTCAAAAAGTTCCAACCATTAGTTTATCCGATGGTTTTCGGAGTATGATTGCTTTAGCCGGGGATTTAATTTGGCGATTATTACAATCCTTCCCCAATCTAGATAACCCCACAGAGGCTTCTGGAGTCGTCTTAATCGATGAGTTAGATATTCATTTACATCCTTCTTGGCAAAGGGAAATTGCTGGATGGTTACAGGAAGTTTTTCCCAAGCTTCAATTCTTTGTCGCTACTCATAGTCCTTTAATCGCTGCCGGTGCAGGGCCAAATTCTTTAACCCTACGAATCGATCTGGTAGCGGGTGAATCAGAGATTGTAGAAATTCCTTATAAAGAATTAGCGGCTAATGTTGATCGTACTTTAACAAGTTCTGCTTTTGGTTTGAAATCAACCTTTCCCACTGAGACAGAAAATAAAATTAAGCGTTACCACCAACTAAATCGTAAAAATAAAAATCTGGCAGCAGAAGAAAAGGAAGAATATGAACAACTGTCATTATTTGTTGGAGAAGTTAAACCCTTTAGCGAAATTATTCAACCTAATAGTTTAGAATCCCGAATTGATGCCTTACTAGAGGAGCGTTTATCTTGA
- the glyS gene encoding glycine--tRNA ligase subunit beta: MDFLLEVGTEELPADFVDSAIAQLQERVSKSLETESLDATAIQVYATPRRLAVLITGLPREQEARSEEIKGPPVSAAYKNGQITPAGEGFARKQGVSTAAFSIRATDKGEFVYIEKTIPGRQTAEILTELIPQWITRLEGRRFMRWGDGDLRFPRPIRWLLTLVDGEVLPLELINGSTTLTSDRLTFGHRILHPQSLAISHPQAYLTSLRSIFVEADPQVRQQIITDQITTLAKKLEGVAEIPADLLAEVTNLVEYPTAIVGKFDDEFLELPPEVIITVMVTHQRYFPVKTPQGLSPYFITISNGDPQKSEIISAGNERVIRARLADARFFYTADCDEPLDSFLPQLETVTFQEELGTMRDKVDRIMEIAQMIVEQLNLDEQSRSDIESTAMLCKADLVTQMVYEFPELQGVMAEKYALISGESAVVARGIFEHYLPRNAGDILPETITGQVVGIADRLDTLVGIFGLGMLPTGSSDPFALRRAANAIISIIWSANFNINLLALIEQIAKDFVTSHHDKANPANLIKDFFLQRLQTLLIDDLRIDYDLVNAVLGENDPEYKSRALENLLDTRERARFLCQIRQDGQLANIYETVNRSTRLAQKGDLDTTTLEAKAIIDTELFEQSSEQAFYDALIALIPETISAREQRDYQRLVTALTAISPVVADFFDGENSVLVMAEKESVRRNRLNLLGLLRNHARVLADFGAIVKG; encoded by the coding sequence ATGGATTTTTTACTGGAAGTCGGTACAGAAGAACTACCCGCAGATTTTGTCGATAGCGCGATCGCACAATTGCAGGAAAGAGTTAGCAAGAGTTTAGAGACGGAATCTCTGGACGCGACTGCTATTCAAGTTTACGCAACCCCGCGCCGTTTGGCCGTGTTAATCACAGGATTACCGAGGGAGCAAGAGGCTCGCAGCGAGGAGATAAAAGGACCGCCAGTTAGTGCCGCCTACAAAAATGGTCAAATTACCCCCGCTGGTGAGGGTTTTGCTCGAAAACAGGGAGTTAGCACCGCTGCTTTCTCCATTCGTGCCACAGACAAAGGAGAATTTGTCTATATTGAAAAAACGATTCCAGGTCGTCAAACAGCCGAGATTTTAACTGAATTAATTCCCCAATGGATTACCCGTTTGGAAGGAAGACGTTTTATGCGTTGGGGAGATGGAGATTTAAGATTTCCCCGGCCAATTCGTTGGTTATTAACTTTAGTGGATGGGGAAGTTTTGCCCCTAGAATTAATTAATGGCTCTACCACTTTAACCAGCGATCGCTTAACTTTTGGTCATCGCATTCTACACCCGCAATCCTTAGCCATTAGTCATCCCCAAGCATATTTAACCAGTTTGCGATCGATTTTTGTGGAAGCGGATCCGCAAGTGCGTCAACAGATAATTACTGATCAGATTACCACCCTAGCCAAAAAGCTGGAGGGAGTGGCAGAAATTCCCGCAGATTTATTAGCAGAAGTGACTAACTTAGTCGAATATCCCACGGCAATTGTCGGCAAGTTTGACGATGAATTTCTGGAATTACCCCCAGAAGTAATTATTACCGTGATGGTGACACATCAGCGTTATTTCCCAGTGAAAACTCCCCAGGGTTTGTCACCCTATTTTATTACTATTTCCAATGGCGATCCCCAGAAATCTGAGATTATTTCCGCGGGAAATGAAAGGGTTATCCGCGCACGGTTAGCCGATGCCAGATTTTTCTATACTGCCGATTGTGATGAACCCTTAGATAGTTTCCTTCCCCAACTGGAAACCGTCACTTTCCAAGAAGAATTGGGAACCATGCGCGATAAAGTCGATCGAATTATGGAAATTGCCCAGATGATTGTCGAACAGTTAAATCTCGATGAACAAAGTCGCAGTGATATAGAGTCCACTGCCATGCTTTGTAAAGCGGATTTAGTTACCCAAATGGTCTATGAATTTCCCGAATTACAGGGAGTAATGGCCGAAAAATATGCTTTAATTAGTGGTGAATCGGCCGTAGTTGCCCGGGGCATTTTTGAACATTATCTGCCTCGCAATGCTGGGGATATACTCCCGGAAACAATAACCGGTCAAGTGGTGGGAATTGCCGATCGATTGGATACTTTAGTCGGTATTTTTGGACTGGGAATGCTGCCCACTGGTTCCTCAGATCCGTTCGCTCTCCGTCGGGCTGCCAATGCAATAATTAGTATTATCTGGTCAGCCAATTTTAATATCAATCTTTTGGCATTAATTGAGCAAATAGCTAAGGATTTTGTCACCAGTCATCACGATAAAGCTAACCCGGCCAATCTGATTAAAGATTTCTTTTTACAACGTCTGCAAACTCTCTTAATTGATGATTTGAGGATAGATTATGATCTCGTTAATGCAGTTTTAGGGGAAAACGATCCGGAGTATAAGTCTCGCGCTTTAGAAAATTTATTAGATACCCGTGAACGCGCCCGCTTTTTATGCCAAATTCGTCAGGATGGTCAGTTAGCCAACATCTATGAAACCGTCAATCGCTCCACCCGTTTAGCACAAAAAGGAGATTTAGATACAACTACCCTAGAAGCCAAGGCAATCATCGATACGGAGTTATTTGAACAATCCTCCGAACAGGCATTTTATGACGCTTTAATTGCCCTAATTCCCGAAACTATCAGCGCAAGAGAGCAAAGGGATTATCAGCGTCTTGTCACTGCTTTAACGGCAATTTCTCCCGTGGTGGCTGACTTTTTTGATGGCGAAAATAGTGTGTTAGTTATGGCAGAAAAAGAATCTGTCCGTCGCAATCGTTTAAATCTTTTGGGTTTACTGCGAAATCACGCCCGAGTCCTAGCAGATTTTGGGGCAATTGTCAAAGGATAA
- a CDS encoding glycosyl transferase, giving the protein MSRPVVYFAVTNHGFGHAVRSASVVANIIELNPEILPILVTTAPRWLLDSYISGEYIQRPRGFDVGVIQSDSLTMDKLATKEKLEQIIAQSRSIIASEVNFIKTNRVGLVVADLPPLAALIAKSAGLPCWMIGNFGWDFIYRDWGEEFASISDWISRCYNQCDRLFKLPLAEAMTAFPLVTEAGLTGGTPRYSEEQLRQEFKLNAPKEKTILLSFGGLGLEAIPYNNLASFSDWQFITFEKNAPELPNLVRLQDKPDRSYRPVDFMPLCDQIISKPGYSTFAEALKLEVPIVSLMREGFAESAILLAGIQDYSDHQIISSKEFFQGNWDFLRQAPQPPRLKVKPPKDGAESIARAIVEYFERQ; this is encoded by the coding sequence ATGTCTCGTCCTGTTGTTTATTTTGCCGTTACTAATCATGGTTTTGGCCATGCTGTCCGCAGTGCTTCGGTAGTAGCTAATATTATTGAACTTAATCCCGAAATTTTGCCGATATTAGTCACCACGGCCCCGCGCTGGTTATTAGATTCCTATATATCCGGAGAATATATTCAAAGACCCCGGGGGTTTGATGTGGGAGTAATCCAATCGGATAGTTTAACGATGGATAAATTAGCTACTAAAGAAAAATTAGAACAAATAATTGCTCAATCAAGGTCAATTATTGCCAGTGAAGTTAATTTTATTAAAACTAATCGTGTCGGTTTAGTTGTGGCCGATTTACCGCCTTTAGCGGCACTAATTGCCAAAAGTGCGGGGCTTCCTTGTTGGATGATCGGTAACTTTGGCTGGGATTTTATCTATCGTGATTGGGGTGAAGAATTTGCCAGTATTAGTGATTGGATTAGTCGTTGTTATAATCAATGCGATCGCTTGTTCAAACTGCCTTTAGCAGAAGCGATGACAGCATTTCCTCTCGTTACCGAGGCAGGTTTAACCGGGGGTACACCCCGCTACAGTGAAGAACAATTACGACAGGAATTTAAGCTAAATGCCCCTAAAGAAAAAACTATTTTATTGAGTTTTGGGGGGTTAGGATTAGAAGCAATTCCATATAATAACCTCGCCAGTTTTTCCGATTGGCAATTTATCACTTTTGAAAAAAACGCGCCCGAATTGCCGAATTTAGTCCGCTTACAGGATAAACCAGATCGGAGCTATCGTCCCGTGGATTTTATGCCCCTGTGCGATCAAATTATTTCCAAACCGGGATATAGTACCTTTGCCGAGGCTTTAAAATTAGAGGTGCCGATTGTTTCCCTAATGCGAGAAGGTTTCGCCGAATCAGCGATTTTATTAGCCGGAATCCAAGATTATAGTGATCATCAAATTATTAGCAGTAAAGAATTTTTTCAAGGTAATTGGGACTTTTTACGCCAAGCCCCCCAACCGCCCAGATTAAAGGTTAAACCGCCTAAAGATGGTGCAGAATCGATAGCGAGAGCTATCGTAGAATACTTTGAGAGGCAATAG